A window of the Paralichthys olivaceus isolate ysfri-2021 chromosome 5, ASM2471397v2, whole genome shotgun sequence genome harbors these coding sequences:
- the nsfa gene encoding vesicle-fusing ATPase isoform X3 produces MTTRTMQAARCPTDELSLTNCAVVSEKDLQSGQHVTVKTTPNHKFAFTVKTHHTVAPGSIAFSLPQRKWAGLSIGQEVEVSNYNFDKSRQCIGSMTIEIDFLQKKSTDSSPYDSDKMAAEFIQQFNNQAFSVTQQLVFSFCDKLFGLMVKDIEAMDSSILKGEPASAKKPQKIDVGLMVGNSQVVFEKAESSSLTLVGKAKTKEARQTIINPEWNFEKMGIGGLDREFSDIFRRAFASRVFPPDIVEQMGCKHVKGIMLFGPPGCGKTLMARQIGKMLNAREPKVVNGPEILNKYVGESEANIRKLFADAEEEQKRLGANSGLHIIIFDELDAICKQRGTGASSTGVHDTVVNQLLSKIDGVEQLNNILVIGMTNRPDLIDDALMRPGRFEVKMEISLPDEKGRVQILTIHTNKMRGFNLLAADVDIKELAAETKNYSGAELEGLVRAAQSTAMNRHIKATSTVEVDMERAEKLKVTRADFLGSLNNDIKPAFGTNQEDYSSYIMNGIIKWGDPVTHVLDDGELLVQQTKNSDRTPLVAVLLEGPPHSGKTALAAKIAEDSQFPFIKMCSPDKMIGHSEISKCQAIKKVFDDAYKSQLSCVVVDDIERLLDYVPIGPRFSNLVLQALLVLLKKAPPKGRKLLIIGTTSRKDVLQEMEMLDAFSTTIHIPNISTGEQLVDALELLGSFTDKERASIAHQLKGKRVWIGIKKLLVLIEMSLQMDQDYRVTKFVSLLRDEGALNEGDQIRI; encoded by the exons ATGACGACCCGG aCTATGCAAGCGGCGCGATGCCCGACGGACGAGCTGTCGCTGACTAACTGTGCCGTGGTGAGCGAGAAGGATCTGCAGTCGGGACA ACACGTGACTGTGAAGACGACGCCCAACCACAAGTTCGCATTCACAGTCAAGACCCATCACACTGTGGCCCCTGGGAGCATCGCCTTCAGCCTGccgcag AGGAAATGGGCCGGACTCTCCATCGGTCAGGAGGTGGAAG TGTCCAACTACAACTTTGACAAGTCCAGGCAGTGCATCGGCTCCATGACAATCGAGATCGACTTCCTGCAGAAGAAGAGCACCGACTCCTCCCCCTACGACTCCGACAAGATGGCCGCCGAATTCATCCAGCAGTTCAACAACCAGGCGTTCTCCGTCACGCAGCAG ctCGTCTTCAGCTTCTGCGACAAGCTGTTCGGTTTGATGGTGAAGGACATCGAGGCGATGGACTCCAGCATCCTCAAAGGAGAGCCGGCCTCTGCCAAGAAGCCGCAGAAG ATCGACGTCGGCCTGATGGTGGGAAACAGTCAGGTGGTGTTTGAGAAGGCGGAGAGTTCCTCCCTCACACTCGTCG GAAAGGCAAAGACCAAGGAGGCTCGACAGACGATCATCAACCCGGAATGGAACTTTGAGAAGATGGGGATCGGAGGTCTGGACAGGGAGTTCTCCGACATCTTCCGCAGAGCCTTCGCTtcccgagtcttccctccagaCATCGTGGAGCAGATGG GGTGTAAGCACGTGAAGGGCATCATGCTGTTCGGCCCCCCAGGCTGCGGTAAAACGCTGATGGCCCGGCAGATCGGCAAGATGCTCAACGCCCGTGAGCCGAAGGTCGTCAATGGCCCAGAGATCCTCAACAAGTACGTGGGAGAGTCTGAGGCCAACATCCGCAAACTGTTCGCCGACgcagaagaggagcagaagagg CTGGGAGCCAACAGCGGCCTCCACATCATCATCTTCGACGAGCTGGACGCCATCTGCAAGCAGAGAGGCACCGGCGCCAGCAGCACGGGCGTGCACGACACCGTGGTCAACCAGCTTCTGTCCAAGATTGACGGCGTGGAGCAGCTCAACAACATCCTGGTCATTG GTATGACCAACAGACCCGACCTGATCGACGACGCTCTGATGAGGCCCGGCAGGTTTGAGGTCAAGATGGAAATCA gtCTGCCTGATGAGAAGGGGCGTGTCCAGATCCTGACCATCCACACCAACAAGATGCGAGGCTTCAATCTTCTGGCCGCTGACGTCGACATCAAGGAACTGGCTGCTGAGACCAAGAACTACAGCGGAGCAGAACTGGAGGGTCTGGTCAGGGCCGCTCAGTCCACCGCCATGAACCGACACATCAAG GCTACGTCCACAGTGGAGGTGGACATGGAGCGAGCAGAGAAGCTGAAGGTCACCAGAGCCGACTTCCTGGGATCCCTCAACAACGACATCAAACCC GCGTTTGGTACGAACCAGGAGGATTATTCCAGCTACATCATGAACGGCATCATCAAATGGGGCGACCCGGTCACTCATGTTCTGGACGACGGGGAGCTGCTGGTGCAGCAGACCAAGAACAGTGATCGCACACCGCTGGTGGCTGTGCTACTGGAGG GTCCCCCCCACAGTGGAAAGACGGCGCTGGCAGCTAAGATTGCGGAGGATTCTCAGTTCCCCTTCATTAAGATGTGCTCTCCAGACAAGATGATTGGACACTCAGAGATCTCCAAGTGCCAGGCAATCAAAAAG GTGTTTGACGATGCTTATAAGTCCCAGCTCAGCTGTGTGGTGGTGGACGATATCGAGCGCCTGCTGGACTACGTCCCCATCGGTCCTCGTTTCTCCAACTTGGTCCTTCAGgctctgctggtgctgctgaagAAAGCTCCACCCAAG GGTCGGAAACTGCTCATCATCGGCACCACCAGCAGGAAGGACgtgctgcaggagatggagatgTTGGACGCCTTCAGCACCACCATCCACATCCCCAACATCTCCACCGGGGAGCAGCTGGTCGACGCTCTGGAG CTGCTCGGGAGCTTCACGGATAAAGAGCGGGCCAGCATCGCTCATCAGCTCAAAGGGAAGCGGGTGTGGATCGGCATCAAGAAGCTTCTGGTGCTCATCGAGATGTCGCTGCAG ATGGACCAGGATTACAGAGTGACCAAGTTCGTGTCTCTGCTCAGAGACGAGGGGGC GTTGAATGAAGGAGATCAAATCAGAATTTAA
- the LOC109646495 gene encoding cyclin-dependent kinase 5 activator 1-like: MGTALSLSPSYRKAALFEDGPATVGHYTAVQNSKNAKDAAAAAKSLKRPSIISVLPWKRIVAVSAKRKGSKKLQSEGGDGGKGSSPDGHGNANSASNSLKLKKSQSCANLSSYTSSQDPSATTTTTSSHLPISKTLVNVAAVAAKKNSLTGPGIQQSTAAGTPKRVIVQASTSELMRSLGEFLCRRCYRLKRLSPTDPVLWLRSVDRSLLLQGWQDQGFITPANVVFLYMLCRDVVSSEVASERELQASLLTCLYLSYSYMGNEISYPLKPFLVEAEKEAFWDRCLEIINRMSGKMLQINTDPHFFTQVFADLKNESKKEEEKTKLLIGIDR, translated from the exons ATGGGCACAGCGTTGTCGCTGTCCCCCAGCTACCGAAAGGCAGCGCTGTTTGAGGACGGCCCGGCCACGGTCGGCCACTACACAGCCGTCCAGAACAGCAAGAACGCGAAGGACGCCGCCGCAGCCGCAAAGTCCCTGAAACGGCCTTCCATTATCAGCGTGTTGCCATGGAAGCGAATCGTGGCTGTTTCGGCAAAGAGGAAGGGCTCCAAGAAGCTCCAGTCAGAGGGCGGGGACGGTGGGAAAGGAAGCTCTCCGGACGGACACGGCAACGCCAACTCAGCCTCCAACAGCCTGAAGCTGAAGAAGTCTCAGTCCTGCGCCAACCTTTCATCTTACACATCCAGCCAGGACCCgtcagccaccaccaccactacctcCTCACACCTGCCCATCTCCAAGACCCTGGTTAACGTAGCTGCTGTCGCTGCGAAGAAGAACTCCCTCACAGGCCCTGGGATCCAGCAGTCCACTGCAGCGGGCACGCCAAAACGTGTCATTGTCCAG GCCTCCACCAGTGAACTGATGCGCAGCCTGGGTGAGTTCCTGTGCCGTCGATGTTACAGACTCAAGCGTCTGTCCCCCACGGACCCGGTGCTGTGGCTGCGCAGCGTGGACCGCTCTCTGCTCCTGCAGGGCTGGCAGGATCAGGGCTTCATCACTCCGGCCAACGTGGTCTTCCTCTACATGCTGTGCCGCGACGTGGTCTCTTCCGAGGTGGCCTCCGAGCGCGAGCTGCAGGCCTCGCTGCTCACCTGCCTCTACCTGTCCTACTCCTACATGGGCAACGAGATCTCCTACCCACTGAAGCCCTTCCTGGTGGAGGCGGAGAAGGAGGCCTTCTGGGACCGCTGCCTGGAGATCATCAACCGCATGAGTGGCAAGATGCTCCAGATCAACACCGACCCGCACTTCTTTACGCAGGTGTTTGCTGACCTGAAGAACGAGAgcaagaaagaggaggagaagaccaAACTCCTCATAGGCATCGACCGATAA
- the nsfa gene encoding vesicle-fusing ATPase isoform X1, whose amino-acid sequence MTTRVVIFFKTMQAARCPTDELSLTNCAVVSEKDLQSGQHVTVKTTPNHKFAFTVKTHHTVAPGSIAFSLPQRKWAGLSIGQEVEVSNYNFDKSRQCIGSMTIEIDFLQKKSTDSSPYDSDKMAAEFIQQFNNQAFSVTQQLVFSFCDKLFGLMVKDIEAMDSSILKGEPASAKKPQKIDVGLMVGNSQVVFEKAESSSLTLVGKAKTKEARQTIINPEWNFEKMGIGGLDREFSDIFRRAFASRVFPPDIVEQMGCKHVKGIMLFGPPGCGKTLMARQIGKMLNAREPKVVNGPEILNKYVGESEANIRKLFADAEEEQKRLGANSGLHIIIFDELDAICKQRGTGASSTGVHDTVVNQLLSKIDGVEQLNNILVIGMTNRPDLIDDALMRPGRFEVKMEISLPDEKGRVQILTIHTNKMRGFNLLAADVDIKELAAETKNYSGAELEGLVRAAQSTAMNRHIKATSTVEVDMERAEKLKVTRADFLGSLNNDIKPAFGTNQEDYSSYIMNGIIKWGDPVTHVLDDGELLVQQTKNSDRTPLVAVLLEGPPHSGKTALAAKIAEDSQFPFIKMCSPDKMIGHSEISKCQAIKKVFDDAYKSQLSCVVVDDIERLLDYVPIGPRFSNLVLQALLVLLKKAPPKGRKLLIIGTTSRKDVLQEMEMLDAFSTTIHIPNISTGEQLVDALELLGSFTDKERASIAHQLKGKRVWIGIKKLLVLIEMSLQMDQDYRVTKFVSLLRDEGALNEGDQIRI is encoded by the exons ATGACGACCCGG GTCGTAATATTTTTCAAG aCTATGCAAGCGGCGCGATGCCCGACGGACGAGCTGTCGCTGACTAACTGTGCCGTGGTGAGCGAGAAGGATCTGCAGTCGGGACA ACACGTGACTGTGAAGACGACGCCCAACCACAAGTTCGCATTCACAGTCAAGACCCATCACACTGTGGCCCCTGGGAGCATCGCCTTCAGCCTGccgcag AGGAAATGGGCCGGACTCTCCATCGGTCAGGAGGTGGAAG TGTCCAACTACAACTTTGACAAGTCCAGGCAGTGCATCGGCTCCATGACAATCGAGATCGACTTCCTGCAGAAGAAGAGCACCGACTCCTCCCCCTACGACTCCGACAAGATGGCCGCCGAATTCATCCAGCAGTTCAACAACCAGGCGTTCTCCGTCACGCAGCAG ctCGTCTTCAGCTTCTGCGACAAGCTGTTCGGTTTGATGGTGAAGGACATCGAGGCGATGGACTCCAGCATCCTCAAAGGAGAGCCGGCCTCTGCCAAGAAGCCGCAGAAG ATCGACGTCGGCCTGATGGTGGGAAACAGTCAGGTGGTGTTTGAGAAGGCGGAGAGTTCCTCCCTCACACTCGTCG GAAAGGCAAAGACCAAGGAGGCTCGACAGACGATCATCAACCCGGAATGGAACTTTGAGAAGATGGGGATCGGAGGTCTGGACAGGGAGTTCTCCGACATCTTCCGCAGAGCCTTCGCTtcccgagtcttccctccagaCATCGTGGAGCAGATGG GGTGTAAGCACGTGAAGGGCATCATGCTGTTCGGCCCCCCAGGCTGCGGTAAAACGCTGATGGCCCGGCAGATCGGCAAGATGCTCAACGCCCGTGAGCCGAAGGTCGTCAATGGCCCAGAGATCCTCAACAAGTACGTGGGAGAGTCTGAGGCCAACATCCGCAAACTGTTCGCCGACgcagaagaggagcagaagagg CTGGGAGCCAACAGCGGCCTCCACATCATCATCTTCGACGAGCTGGACGCCATCTGCAAGCAGAGAGGCACCGGCGCCAGCAGCACGGGCGTGCACGACACCGTGGTCAACCAGCTTCTGTCCAAGATTGACGGCGTGGAGCAGCTCAACAACATCCTGGTCATTG GTATGACCAACAGACCCGACCTGATCGACGACGCTCTGATGAGGCCCGGCAGGTTTGAGGTCAAGATGGAAATCA gtCTGCCTGATGAGAAGGGGCGTGTCCAGATCCTGACCATCCACACCAACAAGATGCGAGGCTTCAATCTTCTGGCCGCTGACGTCGACATCAAGGAACTGGCTGCTGAGACCAAGAACTACAGCGGAGCAGAACTGGAGGGTCTGGTCAGGGCCGCTCAGTCCACCGCCATGAACCGACACATCAAG GCTACGTCCACAGTGGAGGTGGACATGGAGCGAGCAGAGAAGCTGAAGGTCACCAGAGCCGACTTCCTGGGATCCCTCAACAACGACATCAAACCC GCGTTTGGTACGAACCAGGAGGATTATTCCAGCTACATCATGAACGGCATCATCAAATGGGGCGACCCGGTCACTCATGTTCTGGACGACGGGGAGCTGCTGGTGCAGCAGACCAAGAACAGTGATCGCACACCGCTGGTGGCTGTGCTACTGGAGG GTCCCCCCCACAGTGGAAAGACGGCGCTGGCAGCTAAGATTGCGGAGGATTCTCAGTTCCCCTTCATTAAGATGTGCTCTCCAGACAAGATGATTGGACACTCAGAGATCTCCAAGTGCCAGGCAATCAAAAAG GTGTTTGACGATGCTTATAAGTCCCAGCTCAGCTGTGTGGTGGTGGACGATATCGAGCGCCTGCTGGACTACGTCCCCATCGGTCCTCGTTTCTCCAACTTGGTCCTTCAGgctctgctggtgctgctgaagAAAGCTCCACCCAAG GGTCGGAAACTGCTCATCATCGGCACCACCAGCAGGAAGGACgtgctgcaggagatggagatgTTGGACGCCTTCAGCACCACCATCCACATCCCCAACATCTCCACCGGGGAGCAGCTGGTCGACGCTCTGGAG CTGCTCGGGAGCTTCACGGATAAAGAGCGGGCCAGCATCGCTCATCAGCTCAAAGGGAAGCGGGTGTGGATCGGCATCAAGAAGCTTCTGGTGCTCATCGAGATGTCGCTGCAG ATGGACCAGGATTACAGAGTGACCAAGTTCGTGTCTCTGCTCAGAGACGAGGGGGC GTTGAATGAAGGAGATCAAATCAGAATTTAA
- the nsfa gene encoding vesicle-fusing ATPase isoform X2, giving the protein MTTRVVIFFKTMQAARCPTDELSLTNCAVVSEKDLQSGQHVTVKTTPNHKFAFTVKTHHTVAPGSIAFSLPQRKWAGLSIGQEVEVSNYNFDKSRQCIGSMTIEIDFLQKKSTDSSPYDSDKMAAEFIQQFNNQAFSVTQQLVFSFCDKLFGLMVKDIEAMDSSILKGEPASAKKPQKIDVGLMVGNSQVVFEKAESSSLTLVGKAKTKEARQTIINPEWNFEKMGIGGLDREFSDIFRRAFASRVFPPDIVEQMGCKHVKGIMLFGPPGCGKTLMARQIGKMLNAREPKVVNGPEILNKYVGESEANIRKLFADAEEEQKRLGANSGLHIIIFDELDAICKQRGTGASSTGVHDTVVNQLLSKIDGVEQLNNILVIGMTNRPDLIDDALMRPGRFEVKMEISLPDEKGRVQILTIHTNKMRGFNLLAADVDIKELAAETKNYSGAELEGLVRAAQSTAMNRHIKATSTVEVDMERAEKLKVTRADFLGSLNNDIKPAFGTNQEDYSSYIMNGIIKWGDPVTHVLDDGELLVQQTKNSDRTPLVAVLLEGPPHSGKTALAAKIAEDSQFPFIKMCSPDKMIGHSEISKCQAIKKVFDDAYKSQLSCVVVDDIERLLDYVPIGPRFSNLVLQALLVLLKKAPPKGRKLLIIGTTSRKDVLQEMEMLDAFSTTIHIPNISTGEQLVDALELLGSFTDKERASIAHQLKGKRVWIGIKKLLVLIEMSLQMDQDYRVTKFVSLLRDEGAGRSFYE; this is encoded by the exons ATGACGACCCGG GTCGTAATATTTTTCAAG aCTATGCAAGCGGCGCGATGCCCGACGGACGAGCTGTCGCTGACTAACTGTGCCGTGGTGAGCGAGAAGGATCTGCAGTCGGGACA ACACGTGACTGTGAAGACGACGCCCAACCACAAGTTCGCATTCACAGTCAAGACCCATCACACTGTGGCCCCTGGGAGCATCGCCTTCAGCCTGccgcag AGGAAATGGGCCGGACTCTCCATCGGTCAGGAGGTGGAAG TGTCCAACTACAACTTTGACAAGTCCAGGCAGTGCATCGGCTCCATGACAATCGAGATCGACTTCCTGCAGAAGAAGAGCACCGACTCCTCCCCCTACGACTCCGACAAGATGGCCGCCGAATTCATCCAGCAGTTCAACAACCAGGCGTTCTCCGTCACGCAGCAG ctCGTCTTCAGCTTCTGCGACAAGCTGTTCGGTTTGATGGTGAAGGACATCGAGGCGATGGACTCCAGCATCCTCAAAGGAGAGCCGGCCTCTGCCAAGAAGCCGCAGAAG ATCGACGTCGGCCTGATGGTGGGAAACAGTCAGGTGGTGTTTGAGAAGGCGGAGAGTTCCTCCCTCACACTCGTCG GAAAGGCAAAGACCAAGGAGGCTCGACAGACGATCATCAACCCGGAATGGAACTTTGAGAAGATGGGGATCGGAGGTCTGGACAGGGAGTTCTCCGACATCTTCCGCAGAGCCTTCGCTtcccgagtcttccctccagaCATCGTGGAGCAGATGG GGTGTAAGCACGTGAAGGGCATCATGCTGTTCGGCCCCCCAGGCTGCGGTAAAACGCTGATGGCCCGGCAGATCGGCAAGATGCTCAACGCCCGTGAGCCGAAGGTCGTCAATGGCCCAGAGATCCTCAACAAGTACGTGGGAGAGTCTGAGGCCAACATCCGCAAACTGTTCGCCGACgcagaagaggagcagaagagg CTGGGAGCCAACAGCGGCCTCCACATCATCATCTTCGACGAGCTGGACGCCATCTGCAAGCAGAGAGGCACCGGCGCCAGCAGCACGGGCGTGCACGACACCGTGGTCAACCAGCTTCTGTCCAAGATTGACGGCGTGGAGCAGCTCAACAACATCCTGGTCATTG GTATGACCAACAGACCCGACCTGATCGACGACGCTCTGATGAGGCCCGGCAGGTTTGAGGTCAAGATGGAAATCA gtCTGCCTGATGAGAAGGGGCGTGTCCAGATCCTGACCATCCACACCAACAAGATGCGAGGCTTCAATCTTCTGGCCGCTGACGTCGACATCAAGGAACTGGCTGCTGAGACCAAGAACTACAGCGGAGCAGAACTGGAGGGTCTGGTCAGGGCCGCTCAGTCCACCGCCATGAACCGACACATCAAG GCTACGTCCACAGTGGAGGTGGACATGGAGCGAGCAGAGAAGCTGAAGGTCACCAGAGCCGACTTCCTGGGATCCCTCAACAACGACATCAAACCC GCGTTTGGTACGAACCAGGAGGATTATTCCAGCTACATCATGAACGGCATCATCAAATGGGGCGACCCGGTCACTCATGTTCTGGACGACGGGGAGCTGCTGGTGCAGCAGACCAAGAACAGTGATCGCACACCGCTGGTGGCTGTGCTACTGGAGG GTCCCCCCCACAGTGGAAAGACGGCGCTGGCAGCTAAGATTGCGGAGGATTCTCAGTTCCCCTTCATTAAGATGTGCTCTCCAGACAAGATGATTGGACACTCAGAGATCTCCAAGTGCCAGGCAATCAAAAAG GTGTTTGACGATGCTTATAAGTCCCAGCTCAGCTGTGTGGTGGTGGACGATATCGAGCGCCTGCTGGACTACGTCCCCATCGGTCCTCGTTTCTCCAACTTGGTCCTTCAGgctctgctggtgctgctgaagAAAGCTCCACCCAAG GGTCGGAAACTGCTCATCATCGGCACCACCAGCAGGAAGGACgtgctgcaggagatggagatgTTGGACGCCTTCAGCACCACCATCCACATCCCCAACATCTCCACCGGGGAGCAGCTGGTCGACGCTCTGGAG CTGCTCGGGAGCTTCACGGATAAAGAGCGGGCCAGCATCGCTCATCAGCTCAAAGGGAAGCGGGTGTGGATCGGCATCAAGAAGCTTCTGGTGCTCATCGAGATGTCGCTGCAG ATGGACCAGGATTACAGAGTGACCAAGTTCGTGTCTCTGCTCAGAGACGAGGGGGC TGGACGCAGTTTCTACGAGTAG